In Miscanthus floridulus cultivar M001 chromosome 5, ASM1932011v1, whole genome shotgun sequence, one genomic interval encodes:
- the LOC136454980 gene encoding uncharacterized protein, whose product MPPPLPPPLQRWVAVPKRLHPRSSWKRKAEVPALAPLKSLKVSTGSAAQQVVEAQAAVQHGEASARADPRELVAQGEVTWVATEQAREEMPMPRVAEAHESDGVEAPSVAKATEGGTEAPQTSEAEATKAMAPRTAEADMAGIGAPETTEAGVAGTGAPKTTEAGEVGAGMSVAKPAAQEVEAEVGQASIPSPVQGPPPLHESAQEVEVHAISSDDTSWVKEVVDAEAADTVEQPVLTSELEKEASRAAEASRVEVQGWKEKAEASRVNAQCWKEKAKASQVEAQRWEEKAEELEKEVTRTAEASIAVQAVLKAEIREHDALKSAAYTVCEAQEVEGAQSGSSLKSRLVVLSGQVCERLRGALHAGIKRALAVISSHYTGVDLKAVSDGYVLLEDDEEADKEVAKLMELAKGPSMTLAKLFEEEVVPPPPSAGAGDSEP is encoded by the exons atgccaccgccgctgccaccgccgttgcagaggtGGGTCGCAGTGCCAAAGCGGTTGCACCCCCGCTCGAG CTGGAAGCGCAAGGCGGAGGTGCCTGCCCTGGCGCCGCTTaagtcgctcaaggtgagcacgggCTCCGCCGCTCAacaggtggtggaggcgcaggccgCCGTACAGCACGGCGAggcatcggcgagggccgacccaagGGAGCTGGTCGCCCAAGGGGAGGTTACCTGGGTGGCCACGGAGCAAGCGAGGGAGGAAATGCCTATGCCCCGTGTGGCCGAGGCCCATGAGTCAGATGGGGTCGAGGCGCCCTCAGTTGCTAAGGCCACTGAGGGCGGGACAGAGGCCCCCCAGACTTCTGAGGCCGAGGCGACGAAGGCTATGGCGCCCAGGACCGCTGAGGCCGACATGGCAGGGATCGGAGCCCCTGAGACCACTGAGGCTGGGGTGGCAGGgaccggagcccccaagaccaccGAGGCTGGGGAGGTGGGAGCCGGCATGAGCGTGGCGAAGCCAGCAGCCCAGGAAGTGGAGGCGGAGGTGGGGCAAGCCTCAATACCGTCGCCGGTCCAAGGCCCACCGCCATTGCATGAGAgcgcccaggaagtggaggtccatgcgatctcctccgacgatacttcctgggtGAAGGAGGTGGTCGATGCTGAGGCGGCCGACACTGTGGAGCAGCCGGTTCTGACCTCAg agctggagaaagaggcttccagggcggccgaggcttctcgggtcgaggtccagggctggaaggagaaagccgaggcctctcgggtcaacGCCCAGTGCtggaaggagaaggccaaggcctctcaggtcgaggcccagcgctgggaggagaaagctgagg agttggagaaggaggtcacccggacAGCTGAGGCCTCTatcgcagtgcaggcggtgcttaaggccgagatcagggagcacgaCGCACTGAAGAGTGCCGCCTATACCGTGTGCGAGGCCCAAGAGGTTGAGGGGGCCCAGTCGGGTAGCTCCCTTAAGAGCCGCTTGGTcgtgttgagcggccaagtgtgcGAGCGACTTCGAGGGGCGCTGCACGCGGGcatcaagcgtgccctggccgtcatctcctcgcactacaccggcgtcgacctcaaggccgtcagtgatggctacgtcttgctagaggatgacgaggaggccgacaaggaggtcgcgaagctgatggagttAGCTAAGGGCCCCAGCATGACGCTGGCCAAGctatttgaagaggaggtggtccctcccccaccgTCCGCCGGTGCTGGAGACTCTGAGCcctga